Proteins encoded within one genomic window of Leptidea sinapis chromosome 7, ilLepSina1.1, whole genome shotgun sequence:
- the LOC126965368 gene encoding L-2-hydroxyglutarate dehydrogenase, mitochondrial codes for MITLRILCKSNNKNLICKRFNCSSHQNYDIVVIGGGIVGAASARELIIRHPTMKVALIEKEKRFAFHQSGNNSGVIHAGIYYKPGSLKAKLCVEGLNLSYKYFDEKNIKYLKCGKLIVATDRSEVPRLLDLYDRGIKNGVKDITLLDAKEIREQEPNCKGIQALWSPHTGIVDWGEVTQSYVRDFEEYGGKTYLNFEVKQFTEGHNPDFPVIITDNKENTVQAKYVLTCCGLQSDTVAVLTGCPEEPKIIPFRGEYLFLSPKKSNLAKANIYPVPDPRFPFLGVHLTPRIDGRVIVGPNAILAFCKEGYRWSDVNMHELKEVLSFSGFRKMAFKYTGFGLKEMARSIFIPLQVKQIQRYIQNITSSDVERGPAGVRAQAMAKDGTLIEDFVFDSKPGSGAIGSRVLHCRNAPSPGATSSLAIAKMIADKMKVTFNL; via the exons ATGATAACGCTACGAATATTGTGTAAATCAAACAACAAAAACCTGATATGTAAAAG gTTTAATTGCTCTAGTCACCAGAATTATGATATTGTAGTGATTGGTGGTGGAATTGTGGGTGCAGCTTCCGCAAGGGAGCTTATTATAAGACATCCCACTATGAAAGTAGCCCTCATAGAGAAAGAAAAAAGGTTTGCTTTTCATCAAAGTGGTAATAACAGTGGAGTGATTCATGCTGGAATTTATTATAAACCAGGATCTCTAAAGGCAAAATTGTGTGTGGAGGGACTGAAtctttcttataaatattttgatgaaaagaatattaaatatttgaaatgtgGAAAGTTGATAGTAGCTACTGACAGGTCAGAGGTACCACGTCTGCTAGATTTATATGACCGTGGTATAAAAAATGGTGTAAAAGACATAACATTATTGGATGCAAAAGAAATCCGTGAACAAGAACCTAATTGTAAAGGCATACAAGCTTTATGGTCTCCACATACAGGAATTGTTGATTGGGGTGAGGTGACCCAATCATATGTTCGAGACTTTGAAGAATATGGAGGAAAGACTTATTTGAACTTTGAGGTAAAACAATTCACTGAAGGCCATAATCCTGATTTTCCTGTAATTATAACAGATAATAAGGAAAATACAGTGCAGGCTAAGTATGTGCTAACATGTTGTGGTTTACAATCTGATACTGTTGCTGTTTTAACAGGCTGCCCAGAAGAGCCCAAGATTATTCCGTTCAGGggggaatatttatttttatcaccaAAAAAGAGTAATCTAGCTAAAGCAAACATATATCCAGTACCAGATCCTCGGTTTCCATTTCTAGGAGTGCATTTAACTCCAAGAATAGATGGAAGGGTTATTGTGGGACCAAATGCAATTTTAGCATTTTGCAAAGAAGGCTATAG GTGGAGTGATGTAAATATGCATGAATTAAAGGAAGTATTATCATTTTCTGGATTTCGTAAGATGGCATTTAAGTATACTGGATTTGGATTAAAAGAAATGGCTAGGTCCATATTTATACCTTTACAAGTTAAACAAATTCAAAGATACATTCAAAATATCACAAGCAGTGATGTAGAGAGAGGACCTGCAGGAGTAAGAGCGCAGGCTATGGCTAAAGATG GGACTCTAATAGAGGACTTTGTGTTTGATTCCAAGCCTGGGTCCGGTGCAATTGGTAGCCGTGTACTGCACTGTAGAAATGCACCATCGCCAGGCGCAACATCATCCCTTGCAATTGCAAAAATGATTGCTGATAAAATGAAAGTCACATTTAACTTATAA
- the LOC126965364 gene encoding coiled-coil domain-containing protein 191 has translation MLSKLNSRLIEEYLGKPGIKVVADDLNYYLQNHRIENVNSLEILSDSGFKLMPKMRLKIMNQNMINSKVNKQKKLIKQTDDINTNKFKENSNDLECVTNNKNVNFACHKKDLTSLLIMMTISSQEHPKDELDEIDSEELIKSQNKTDIDGSQEYNTNSSIDTDCLNLDSKFTNTRQNYVARKYLNKWQKYVRTRAKNILQHKKEQSINLFLEKLAKKKNENNQIQSSVKKAVENVRDFSSYQHRFKIQKHIIALQKAKLEEQNKVIEQLKYNKIVEASRESLDSMREEIHRTYYEIDRHLKPKLKTLTNELNLKELQEPSLILHCLKVPQFLQRMEARAREREEKHALIRERRKQMEEERIRLKQQAEIAKAEMDKEEKLRRIKELKDKRKKEKIENIRKKQHAERMRALIVMADLHYEKNLMAKYGIKPLRHLIQMKYDNVEKAAAHYRFQLMKNIFLHWMWHTEDMWFERNYKATDFYRKMLLAKGITCFKKHHYDYILKRQVAEDYCDLYITQLVFNKLREAVKISKDESQMKWKKAVLYHNSNILFKTFTCWRTLPALNALKREQDARKQKWRQKVLLVVPDYKPPDD, from the exons ATGTTGTCAAAGTTGAACTCAAGATTAATAGAGGAGTATTTAGGTAAACCTGGGATTAAAGTTGTAGCAGATGATCTAAATTACTATCTACAAAATCATAGAATTGAGAATGTAAACAGTCTTGAAATTCTTAGTGACAGTGGTTTTAAATTGATGCCTAAAATGCGTCTCAAAATTATGAATCAAAATATGATTAACTCTAAAGTTAATAAGCAAAAAAAGTTGATTAAGCAAACTGatgatataaatacaaataaatttaaagagaaCAGCAATGATTTGGAATGCgtgacaaataataaaaatgtaaattttgcgtGTCACAAGAAAGATTTGacatcattattaataatgatgacaatttcATCTCAAGAACATCCCAAAGATGAATTGGATGAAATTGATAGCGAAGAGTTGATAAAAAGTCAAAATAAAACAGATATTGATGGATCGCaagaatataatacaaattcaaGCATAGATACTGACTGCTTGAATTTAGACTCGAAATTCACGAATACGAGGCAAAACTACGTAGCCCGGAAGTATCTCAACAAATGGCAGAAATACGTTAGAACGAGAGCTAAAAACATTTTACAACATAAGAAAGAACAgtccataaatttatttttagagaaactagcaaaaaagaaaaatgaaaataatcaaattcaaaGTTCGGTGAAAAAAGCAGTAGAAAATGTAAGAGATTTTAGTAGCTACCAACATAG GTTTAAAATTCAGAAGCATATTATAGCATTGCAAAAAGCTAAATTGGAGGAGCAAAATAAAGTAATAGAACAACTTAAGTACAACAAAATTGTAGAAGCTTCACGAGAATCCTTAGATTCAATGAGAGAGGAAATTCATCGAACCTATTATGAAATCGATAGACACCTCAAGCCAAAATTGAAAACTCTTACAAATGAGCTAAATCTCAAGGAACTACAGG AACCGTCTTTGATATTGCATTGCTTGAAAGTGCCGCAATTTTTACAAAGAATGGAAGCTAGAGCAcgtgagagagaagaaaaacATGCTTTGATTAGAGAAAGACGAAAACAAATGGAAGAAGAAAGAATTAGACTAAAACAACAA GCTGAAATAGCTAAGGCAGAAATGGATAAAGAAGAAAAATTAAGGAGGATCAAAGAATTAAAAGATAAACGTAAAAAAgagaaaatagaaaatataagaaaaaaacaacatgCCGAAAGAATGAGAGCACTTATTGTCATGGCCGATTtacattatgaaaaaaatttaatggcaAAATATGGAATAAAACCGTTGCGCCATCTCATTCAGATGAAATACGACAATGTCGAGAAGGCAGCAGCCCATTATAGGTTTCaacttatgaaaaatattttcttacattGGATGTGGCATACGGAAGACATGTGGTTCGAAAGGAACTATAAAGCGACTGATTTTTATCGAAAAATGCTTTTGGCTAAGGGAATAACATGTTTTAAAAAG cACCATTACGATTACATTTTGAAAAGGCAAGTCGCAGAGGATTACTGCGATCTCTATATTACGCAATTAGTGTTTAACAAATTAAGGGAAGCTGTTAAGATTTCCAAAGATGAGTCCCAAATGAAGTGGAAGAAAGCGGTTTTATATCACAACAG caatattttatttaagacctTCACATGTTGGCGAACGTTGCCCGCATTGAATGCACTAAAAAGAGAACAGGATGCAAGAAAACAGAAATGGAGACAGAAGGTTCTACTGGTAGTTCCAGACTATAAGCCCCCTGACGACTAG
- the LOC126965375 gene encoding post-GPI attachment to proteins factor 2 yields MYLPLHNVANRKYIIKIPISRLGFLTVLLPLISFILCVLITMYKDFEKANNTHCKVPNVFPSISASIGNYEPQTTIWKVSIFTHAPLRFFIIYLRWRHYRSIIAKDCLIIVKLAICLNVIENLSLLGLTYWNSLDNYPYHEKCFKTFIGTSIFYMLFTCVMMTKCRRRPIALPEELLSLKLKWRTFFTNVVSFALAAYFFLRHNSHCEPYVYSMFGFTEYIVVVSNILFHMTTILDLKQQYIYCTTKGFIIE; encoded by the exons ATGTATCTGCCTCTTCATAATGTGGCTAATAgaaagtatattattaaaattccgATTAGCAGGTTAGGATTTTTGACAGTGCTTTTAccattaatttcttttatactGTGTGTGCTTATTACTATGTATAAAGACTTTGAAAAAGCTAATAATACTCATTGTAAGGTACCAAATGTATTTCCTTCGATATCAGCATCCATTGGAAATTATGAACCTCAAACTACAATTTGGAAGGTGTCAATATTTACCCATGCTCCATTAAGgtttttcattatttacttGCGATGGAGACATTATAGAAGTATTATTGCAAAAGATTGtttaattatagtaaaattaGCAATATGTTTAAATGTTATTGAAAATCTATCATTATTAGGACTAACTTATTGGAATTCTTTAGATAATTATC CTTATCATGAAAAATgctttaaaacatttattggaACGTCAATATTTTACATGCTCTTTACCTGTGTGATGATGACAAAATGTAGACGAAGACCTATTGCATTGCCAGAAGAATTATTATCGCTAAAATTGAAATGGAGAACGTTTTTCACAAATGTGGTTTCTTTTGCACTTGCTGCATATTTCTTTCTGAGACATAACAGTCATTGTGAACCCTATG TTTATTCAATGTTTGGATTTACAGAATATATTGTTGTTGTTAGTAATATATTGTTCCATATGACAACAATTTTGGACCTGAAACAGCAATACATTTATTGTACTACAAAAGGATTCATAATTGAATGA
- the LOC126965374 gene encoding uncharacterized protein LOC126965374: MVINSITIEDILPHNCSKFMKKIPEKDALLPFILLPILLVIATISLSVTVIVMILIGMGALYVQSRPRQKNRSPFFYCWTLSSVICLFLVFEIGIVRTLKVTQKEHFIFLLLFGCTYYFFYKMKAVADIELFEGPKGKLYSPVLTSDSYHCPVCQLEVNERYFHSIWWDCCVFRPNYMYFLFGQVFALMTLVFGTNLGLTTVCKPFEFYGPILLPMDCSDMYFKFRYTFYFVSCVYGIGYIIVIMLVLIKQLFIYLPKYAEPKWKRLMNITV; this comes from the exons atggttattaaTTCAATTACAATAGAAGATATATTGCCGCATAATTGTAGTAAATTCATGAAGAAAATACCGGAAAAAGATGCTCTTTtgccatttatattattaccaaTTTTATTAGTTATAGCAACAATATCACTTTCAGTTACAGTCattgttatgattttaatagGGATGGGTGCTTTATATGTACAGTCCAGACCACGACAAAAGAACAG ATCACCATTTTTCTATTGTTGGACATTATCATCAGTCATCTGTTTGTTTCTTGTATTTGAAATTGGAATAGTAAGAACATTAAAGGTCACTCAAAAGGAACATTTTATATTCCTGTTACTGTTTGGATGtacatattatttcttttacaaGATGAAGGCTGTAGCTGACATTGAGTTATTTGAGGGTCCTAAAGGGAAATTATACAG TCCAGTATTAACATCAGATTCATATCATTGTCCGGTGTGTCAGTTGGAAGTGAATGAACGATACTTTCATTCCATTTG GTGGGATTGTTGTGTTTTCAGACCAAATTACATGTACTTCCTATTTGGCCAAGTCTTTGCACTGATGACACTTGTATTTGGCACAAACCTGGGCTTGACAACTGTCTGCAAACCATTCGAATTTTATGGGCCTATTTTACTGCCAATGGACTGTAGTGATATGTACTTTAAATTTAG ATACACTTTCTACTTTGTGTCATGTGTCTATGGAATTGGATACATCATTGTCATAATGTTGGTTTTGATAAAGCAATTGTTTATTTACCTACCAAAATATGCTG AACCGAAATGGAAACGTTTGATGAACATAACGGTATGA